TACGGCGGCATGGCCATCGAGGACTGCGTGAGCCGTTCTCACGACGAGTTCAACCGCATGAACCGTTAACCCTGGCATGAACACGCTCGATTCGATTATCGGTCTGCTTCAGTCCCAGCTCGGGATATGGCTTGGCCCGATTTTGTTCGTTTTTCTTGCTGTGGTTTTGTATCTCGGGGCCAACAGCCTTTTCAAGAGAAGCGTCGCGTTTTTCCGCAAGCAGGGGCTTGTTGGTTCGCTGCCTTTCGAGCGGCTTGTCTGGCCGTTCCGGCTGATTGTCGTGCTTGCCGGTTCGGCTCTTTTTCTCGACTACGTTTCGTTGCCCGACGTTTCGCTTCGCCTGCTGAAGCATCTTTTCCTGATCCTGTCGATAGTTACGGCGGCCTGGTTCATCATGCGGATGCTTGCCGTGCTCGAACAGTTCATCCTGTCCCATTATCAGTCGCGGAGCGGGCAGAGCGAAATCGCGGCCAAAAAGGTTGCGACCAATGTGAGCCTGGCGCGCAAGATCCTCAACGCGCTCATCATTGTGCTTGCCGTCTCGGGCGTTTTGATGACCTTCGACACGGTTCGTCAGGTCGGCCTAAGCATTCTCGCCTCGGCGGGTATTGCGGGTGTGATCCTCGGTTTTGCTGCTCAGAAGAGCCTCGGCACCCTCATTGCCGGAATCCAGATCGCCATCTCCCAGCCCATCAGCATCGACGACGTCGTGATTGTCGAAGGGGAGTGGGGGCGCATCGAAGAGATTACGCTGACCTACGTCGTCGTGCTGATCTGGGATCAGCGCCGTATGATTGTGCCCATCACCTGGTTCCTCGACAAGCCCTTCCAGAACTGGACGCGAACCTCCACCGAACTGCTCGGTACGGTCTACCTCTATGTCGATTACGCCATTCCGGTGGAGTCGATCCGCCAGGAGCTTGAGAGCATCGTTGCTTCCACGCCGCTCTGGGACAAGCGGGTTGTCCGGCTGCATGTTACCAAAGCCACCGACAAGACCGTCGAGCTTCGCGCCCTCATGAGCGCGGCCAACTCTTCCGACCTTTGGGAGCTTCGCTGCCTGGTGCGCGAGCGCCTTATCGATTTCATCCGCATCAACTACCCCGCCGGCCTGCCCAAGGTGCGCATGGAGGTCGAAGGCGGAGCGCCAGTCGCCGTTGCCGTGCAGGAGTAGTTCTCCCATTTCCCTCATCCCCTTCATCGTTTCAGGAGCCTCCGGTAAAAAGTGTTATCTTGCGACGTAAAATTTTTTTACGTGGGCAGTCGTGGGCTTTCGGGTCTTATCGAGTTGATGGTCTTTGTGCGGATGTCCCGATTTTAAATGATTCAAGGAGAACAAGTTATGGCACAGGTAAAACAGGGTGACAAGGTAAGGGTTCACTATACCGGAACCTACGATGATGGCACCGTTTTCGATAGCTCGGTGGAGCGCGATCCGCTGGAGGTCACGGTCGGCACCGGCATGGTGATTCAGGGCTTCGACCGCGCACTGGTCGATATGGAGCCGGGCCAGAAGAAAAATGTGAATATTCCGGCTGCTGAAGCCTATGGCCCGAGAGCCGAAGAGCTTGTGGCTGAAATCCCCCGTGAGCGCATCCCCGAAAACATTCAGCTTGAAGTAGGCCAGCAGCTGCAGCTCAGCCTCGCCGATGGCGGTGAAGCGATCGTGATGATCGTCGATCTCAGTGAAAAAACCGTCACCCTTGATGCCAACCACCCGATGGCCGGCATGGATCTGAATTTCGAACTGGAACTGGTCGAGATTCTCTGATAGCTTTCGTAAGCACCGTTCCGTCCGACAGCCGTTCGAGACGGAACGGTCTTTTTTCAGTTTTACTCTTTTTCGACAAAGCATGTTGAGTCCGGTAATCCGCTGCAATAAATGGTGAGGGGATTGGCTGCAATGCTGCATTGATTGTCACCCAGCTTCACTCCTTTCCACGTCGCAGTCGAATTGCAGACTTGCTTTTTTCGGTATCCGTTCTTCTCTGAACAAATAGCGTTTCATTCATCTATGAAAAGAAGTGAGTGGGGTTCCAGGGTGGGATTCGTTCTCGCCGCCATCGGTTCTGCAATTGGTCTCGGCAACATCTGGCGCTTTCCCTATCTCTGTTATGAAAATGGAGGCGGCGCGTTTCTTATTCCCTACCTTGTCGCGTTGTTCACTGCCGGTATTCCGTTGCTGATCCTCGAATTCGGCGTCGGTCATGAGCGTATCGGCAGTGCTCCGCTGGCGTTCCGGAAGATTGGCAAGCAGTGGGAGTGGCTTGGCTGGTGGCCGCTCTTGTTTACCATGTTCGGCATCGTGCTCTACTACTCCGTGGTGATCGCCTGGTGCATCGACTTTCTCTTTTACTCGGTCAAGCTTGCCTGGGGAGCAGATTCCGAGGCCTTCTTTTTCAAGCAATTCCTGCAAGTCAGCAGCGGCCCGACCGAGATCAGCACAATACGAACCCCGATTCTTTTTGGCTTGCTGGCGGTGTGGGCATTGACCTGGGTCATCATCATGCGCGGCGTGAGCAAGGGGGTCGAACTGGCGAACATGATTTTTATGCCGCTCTTGTTCGTTCTGACGCTGGTGCTGGTGTTCTGGTCGCTCAACCTCGAAGGCTCTATGACTGGCATCGTCGCCTATCTCAAGCCCGATTTCTCGAAGCTGATGGATCCCAAGGTGTGGGTGAGCGCCTACGGCCAGATCTTTTTCACGCTGAGCCTCGGCTTCGGCATCATGATCACCTACGCCAGTTACATGCCCGAAAAGTCCAACATGACCGGAAGCGCCCTGATTACCGCGCTGGTGAACAGCGGCTTTTCGCTTATCTCCGGCTTTGGTGTCTTCTCCATCCTCGGCTTTATGGCCACGACCCAGAACGTTCCGGTCGATGAGGTGGTCAAAGAGAGCATCGGTCTGGCTTTCATCGTCTATCCGAAAGCGATCTCGATGATCGGTGATTTCGGCCCGATGTTCGGCATGCTGTTCTTCCTGAGCCTCACGGTTGCCGGCGTCTCGTCGGCCATCTCGATTGTCGAGGCCTTCGCTTCCGGCCTCGAGGACAAGTTCTCCATCAACCGGAAGATGCTTGCGACGCTGCTCTGCTTTCTTGGCTTTACCGGCGGCGTGATCTTTACGACCAACGGTGGCCTTTTCTGGCTCGATATTGTCGATCACTTCATCAACAACTACGGCCTGGTGCTCGCCGGAATCCTCGAATGCATCGTCGTCGGCTGGTTCTTCAACCTCGACCAGATTCGCAAACACCTCAACAAGGTCTCCAAAATTCAGCTCGGCCCTTGGTGGAACTGGATCATCAAGCTCTTTCTGCCGCTCTCGCTTTCAGTCATCCTCCTGAACCAGCTCATCCGTGAACTTACCACGGCATATGGTGGCTACACCTGGGCCAGCCTCATCGGCATCGGCTGGAGCTGGATCGTCATCACCTTTCTGGTCGCCTTTATTCTTGCGGCCCAGCCTTGGCGAACGGAGAATCATCTTGAAAAAGGCCGGGGGGATGAGTTGTGATTGGGGGATGATTTTCAGAGACCGCGGTTTTGCGTGAAAACAAGAAGCTTGGCAGATTGACGTCTCATTCATAAGTCTTTATGAATTTCTTGAAGCAATTGTAAACGGGAGAGATGCTATGGCGTTATGGAACTCAGTCACGGGGCAGCTCCGTTCGGTCATCGAGTGGAAAAACCCGGCTCCGGGTGTGCTTTTTGAGCGCTGGACGGATAACGGTGATGAGATAAAAAACGCATCGAAGCTGATCGTCGGCCCCGGTCAGGGCGTGATTTTCGTCTATGAGGGCAAGCCGCAGGCGGCCATCACCGAACCCGGCATGACCGACCTGAAAACGGCGAACATTCCGTTCTGGACGACCATTACCAAGTTCATGCAGGCGTTCCAGAGTGAGCACAAGGTCGGCATCTATTTTTTCCGGACAGCCGAAATCCTGAACCAGGGGTGGGGAACGCCGGGGCCGATCAAGTACCTCGACCCGCAGTACAAATTTCCCGTCGGGATGAGAGGGTATGGCAACTTCTCGTTCCGGATTACCGATGCCGGAAGTTTCTTCGTCAACATCATGGGCCAGCGCGATGAGCTGACCATCGATGAACTCCGGACGGCGATCGTGGCAAGGCTGGTGCAGCCGCTGACCGATTTTCTCGCCGAGGCCAAATTTGGCTACAACGAAATCGACGCCAACCGGAACGAGATTGCTGACGGCGTCAAAGAGAAGGTCGCGCCGATTTTCGCGACGCTTGGCTTCGGGCTGACCGATTTTCGCGTCGAGAACACCGACTTCGACGATGACACGAAGCGCCGCGTGGGGCGCGTCGCGGACATGCAGGCCGAAGCGCAGGCTGCGCAGGCGGTGGGCGTCGATTTCGCCAAGCTCCAGCAGCTCGCCGCGCTCCGCGATGCTGCACAGAATGAGGGCGGCGCTGCCGGTGCGGGCGTCGGACTTGGAGCGGGCGTCGGACTGGGGCAGGCGATGGCGGGTATGATGAGCGGCATGAACACCCCACAGCCGGCTACGGAAGATCCGGTGGCCAAGCTTTCCCAGCTGAAGCAGATGCTCGACAATCAGCTGATCAGCCAGGAAGAGTACGATGCGAAAAAGCAGCAGATTCTTTCGCAACTGTAACCGGGTAACCGTTGCCATGCGAACAGGCTTTTTCTCGCGATTCCTTGTTTCCGCCACCATTGCCGTGCTTGGCCTGCCATGCTTCTCCGCCGAGCTTCTTGCCCGTGCTGGTGGTGGAGGTGGCGGGGGCGGAATCGGTGATGGAGGTGGGTTTTCTGGCGGCGGTGGAAATGGTATCGATTACGCTTTCAATGGTTCTCGTGGTTATGGGGCGCCCGGCCAGTTCGACTTTTCAGTGGTTTTCACCGTCTTTTTTATTCTCTTTATCCTCTTCGCCTTCTTCAGCGTCGTCGCGAAATTTCGCAAAAAATCGAACGAGAACGCATTCGGCGAGCCGGTGCCTGAAGCAACGCCCGACGCGCGGATCGACAACACGCCACTCTTTCCCGGAGCACCTCCTGGCTTCGATCAATCCGCCTTTCTCGCCAAAGTCCGCAAAGCCTTTCTCGAAGTGCAGCGGGCCTGGTCGGCGCAGAGCACGGACATGATGCGCCGATTTATTTCCGACGGCGTCTATCAGCGATTCAACACCCAGTTCAAAATGATGCGCCTGCTTCAGCAGGGCAATCCGCTCAGCAACATCAACATCTCGATGGCTTGGGTTGATCGGATCGAGCAGGATGGCCGGTATGACATTGTCCATGCCGGCATCAAGGCGAGCATGACCGACCGGTTCATCTGCGCCCTGAACCATGACCTTGACGAAGAGGGGACGAACGAATTTGTCGAATACTGGTCGTTCATTCGCAAGCGCGGCGCGGCAGGCAAGGATATGTATGAGACCGAACAGTGCCCCAACTGCGGCGCGCCGCTGCCGAAGGATATGGGCGAAGTCTGCAAGTGCAACTACTGCAACGCAACGATCAACTCCGGCGAATTCGACTGGGTGCTCGCCGAAATCACCCAGCAGGACGATTACCGGAGAGACGGTGATCGTGCAGAGAAGATGCCCGGCCTCGACGCGAAAGTGGCTGAAATGGTGACGGTCTATGGCGATTTTTCCGTGCAGCTCGTCGAAGACAAGGCCTCAAACGCCTGGATGCAGATGATGACCGCCAAGGCCATGCATAATCCCGCGATCATGCGGCGGTTCGTTGCAGACGACCTGTTCCGGCAGCTTGCGCCGAAGTACGAACAGAACCGGGAGATTTTCAACCGCATTTTCCTGAATCGTGTGACGCTCATCAAGGCCGAACAGCGAGACGGGAAAAACATTCTTACCTTCGCGCTGACCGCCTCGATCCAGCGGGCGTCGCTCACCGGCAACAGCGTTCGGCTCATCGATCCGGAGATCGTGGAGCGCGAGGAGATCATGACGCTCACGAGGGATGCTACCGCCGGAGCCGGAAAAGGCTCGATCTACCAGCACACCTGCCCAGCCTGCGGCGCGCCAGTCAAGGACACGCTCGACCTCAAATGCGCCTTCTGCGGCAGCACCCTCAACAGTACGGCGAACGACTGGGTTGTGAGTGGGTTGACAGGACGTTGATGTGGGCTTGTGTAACTCTTAGCATTAAATCTGAGAACCTCATGAAAACCCCTGCCAGATATTTCCTCAGCCTGTTCCTCCTGCTCGCTATGATGGCTTGCAGTGGGCAGAGCAAGCGGTATGAAGCCGAAAACGCGGACTTTCCAGCGTCCAGTTCGAGGATTGTTGCTGAATCATTCATGCCGCAGCCAGCTCCCGAGGTTGCCGGGCAGGATGGCGGTGGCCCAGCTACAGAGCAAAATCTTGTCCAGAAGATCAGCCAGCAGATCATCCGCGACGGGCAGGCCGTGTTCGAGACCAACGATCTGAAAAAGACCAAAACATGGATCGAGAGCCTTGTCCAGAAACACAAGGCGTACCTCTCTCTTGACGAGCAGAGTAAGGGTTCAGACCGCATCGAGCAGCGCATGATAGTCAGGATTCCTGCTGACCGGTTCGATGCTTTTGTCGCCGACCTCGAAAAAGGCGTTGTCAAATTTGACAGCAAGTCGATTACCGCCACCGACGTGACCGAGGAGTTTATCGACGTATCGCAGCGCCTCAGACTCAAAAAAGAGACCGAGGAGCGTTATATCGCTCTTCTCGAAAAAGCCAAATCGGTGCAGGATGTGCTTGAAACCGAAAAGTACATCGGCCAGGTGCGGGCTGAGATCGAGTCGCTCGAAGGCCGCTTGAAATACCTGCAGAACCGCATCGGCCTCAGCACCCTCAACATCACCTTCTACCAGCTCAAGCCCGAAGTGCAGGAGTTCACATCCCGCATCGGCCTGGCGTTCAGCGAAGGGTGGAACAACTTCCTCTTTTTCCTGCTCGGCGTTATTTCGCTTTGGCCATTTCTGCTTGCCGGGGTGCTGCTTGTTGGGACGGTTCGTTTTCTATGGAAGCTGAGGAAGTGAAAAAGCTGACCCTCTGCATAACCGGAAGCACTGACGGCATAGGCCTCGCGGCGGCGAAGCGGTTCGCTGCTGATGGGCATCGGGTGATTGTGCATGGGCGGGATGAATCCCGAATCAGCGATGCTTGCGCGGCAATTGTCCAGTCCACGGGCGTAGAGGCTGTTGGCTTCGTCGAGGCGGATTTTACCGATCTCGATGCGGTCTGTTCGATGGGGCGGGAGCTGGTCGAGCGCTATCCCGGTCTCGATCTGCTCATCAACAATGCGGCGGTGTACATGCCGACGCGGACGTTTGTGCAGGAAGGGTTCGAGACGACCTTCTGCGTCAACTACCTCGCGCCGGTGCTGCTGACCAGCGTCGTCAGACCGGTGCTGATTGCCAACGGCGGATCGGTGCTGAATGTGAGTTCAATGGATCATCACAGCGCTGTGTTCGATCCCGTCAACATGCAGGGCGAGCGGAGCTATTCGGGCTACGAGGCCTACGCGCGGAGCAAGCTCTTCAACATCATGTTAACCATTGACTTGGCCAGCGGCGACGATGCCATACGTTCCAATTCGCTCGATCCCGGCGTGATCGCTACCAAGCTGCTGCACGCTGGATGGGCGCTCGCCGGTGACGACGTGTCGGTCGGAGGCGACGATGTTTTCGAGACGGTGATGGAGATCGCGCGGAACGACTACAACGGAGAGTATTTCGAGAATGCCCGTCCCGCAATCTGCTCATCCGTTGCCCAAGAGCCTGTCGCTCGGCAGGAGTTGCGCGAGCTGACCGGGGAGATGCTGAGCCGGTTCGTACCCTGACTGATCGCTGGCCGCAGTTTTGCCTCAACCTTGTGGTCGAGTACCACTCCGATCCGGTCGTCAACCATTTCGCAAGCCACCGGTCATTCCATTGCCGGTTCAAAACGATTTTTGACAAGGTCGCTTTAGCGCCTCCATATCATTCAGTGCCATGAGCTTCGCTTCATCGACGGCTGCCCAGGTCGGTGAGGTTTTTGGGCGAGTCATCGCCAAAGGTGAGCATCACCTTCTGCTTCTGCAGCGTCTCGCTTGGTGCGCTATCCTCGAACAGGCCAGCTCCGTCTTTGGTGTTGAAACCGCCATAAGCTTTGTCGAAGTAGACCATCGGCTCCTGCTCGCCGTTTTGCGCGGTGGTGATGAAGGGGCAGCGGTGGAGGTAGGCGGGCAGGTAGCTTTCCGTCCGTTTGTCCTCATTCTCCACAAAAAAAGGGTTTCGGAGAAATCTGCGCCAAGCAGCACCACCGGAAGCGCCACCAGCAAAAGTTGGGGTTGAGCTGCAGCATGACCCAAGTCGGCATACCGAGTGTCGCCGAGAGGTGTGCTGCCGAGGTGCAGTTCATTACTACCAGATTCACGATGATGCACAGAGCTGCCGTGTCGGTGAAGTCTTGCAGCTCTTCGCAGAAGAAGCGAACGGGCGAGTTGTCAACAGTCTCTTTATTTTATTCTCTCATCTCCTTCCGCAGGCAGATGTATTTGAACTGTTCGGCGGAGATGCTCCGTTTGTGGTCGTCGGGGAACTTCTTGTTGCCTTACCAGCCGATGCCGATTCTCGACTTTATTTTTTGGAGCATACTGCGTGATGCTGTTGTGACGTTATGCTTTTGTTAACGCTTTGGCGGAAACGCATGGGATTAATTTTCTCTTTATGCTTCATGGTAAATTGTTTTTATAAGCCATATGTATTAGTTTTTAATGCTTTTATAAGCTGCGTGTATTATATTAAGTGATTTTAAGGTAAAAAATACCCGTAAACCCCTAGGAATGACAGACTTTTTTCTGTTCTCTGCCGAAAACAGTCAAAAGCCTCTTTTTTTTGAAAGTTGCAGCCCTGATTCGGGTTGGTGGTGGTGTGACAGGTTAGAGAACGGTGATGCTGGTGAGCGGAAAGATGCGCTAACTATCAAGTGCGGTTCTGATGCTTTGTGGTATGCCGGGAGCATTCATGTAGTTCTCTTCTAACAAAAAAGTCTGTTTTATGTCCAGAATTAACAACTTCCTGAAAGCTTCGTGCGCGCAGCCTCTGCGGCTACGAAGCACACCAGTCTGTGTCCGAAAGCCCCTCTCACAAAAAACGACGAACTTCTCACCGCGCACTCCATTCTTGCTGCCCGTGGCGTCATTGTTCTGCATTGGCCGGATTCATGTCTGACTGTTTCGTAAAAAGATCATTGTCGATCATTTGATTTCAACAACAAACAAAAAAGGAGTTTTTTGCTTATGAATGAGAGCAGGAAAGTACGCTTTCGCCGAAATTCGGTTGGTCGTCGTCGTTCTTACAAAAAAACCCTCGATCTGGCCATCGTTTGCGGTCTTCTCTCCATTACAGGTCTTCTGACATCTCCCAAGGACACACATGCTGCGGGCGGGGTAGTATACACGGATACCGTTTTGGGTGAAAGAAC
This portion of the Chlorobaculum parvum NCIB 8327 genome encodes:
- a CDS encoding FKBP-type peptidyl-prolyl cis-trans isomerase, giving the protein MAQVKQGDKVRVHYTGTYDDGTVFDSSVERDPLEVTVGTGMVIQGFDRALVDMEPGQKKNVNIPAAEAYGPRAEELVAEIPRERIPENIQLEVGQQLQLSLADGGEAIVMIVDLSEKTVTLDANHPMAGMDLNFELELVEIL
- a CDS encoding mechanosensitive ion channel family protein; protein product: MNTLDSIIGLLQSQLGIWLGPILFVFLAVVLYLGANSLFKRSVAFFRKQGLVGSLPFERLVWPFRLIVVLAGSALFLDYVSLPDVSLRLLKHLFLILSIVTAAWFIMRMLAVLEQFILSHYQSRSGQSEIAAKKVATNVSLARKILNALIIVLAVSGVLMTFDTVRQVGLSILASAGIAGVILGFAAQKSLGTLIAGIQIAISQPISIDDVVIVEGEWGRIEEITLTYVVVLIWDQRRMIVPITWFLDKPFQNWTRTSTELLGTVYLYVDYAIPVESIRQELESIVASTPLWDKRVVRLHVTKATDKTVELRALMSAANSSDLWELRCLVRERLIDFIRINYPAGLPKVRMEVEGGAPVAVAVQE
- a CDS encoding SDR family NAD(P)-dependent oxidoreductase, with translation MEAEEVKKLTLCITGSTDGIGLAAAKRFAADGHRVIVHGRDESRISDACAAIVQSTGVEAVGFVEADFTDLDAVCSMGRELVERYPGLDLLINNAAVYMPTRTFVQEGFETTFCVNYLAPVLLTSVVRPVLIANGGSVLNVSSMDHHSAVFDPVNMQGERSYSGYEAYARSKLFNIMLTIDLASGDDAIRSNSLDPGVIATKLLHAGWALAGDDVSVGGDDVFETVMEIARNDYNGEYFENARPAICSSVAQEPVARQELRELTGEMLSRFVP
- a CDS encoding zinc-ribbon domain-containing transport protein, whose protein sequence is MRTGFFSRFLVSATIAVLGLPCFSAELLARAGGGGGGGGIGDGGGFSGGGGNGIDYAFNGSRGYGAPGQFDFSVVFTVFFILFILFAFFSVVAKFRKKSNENAFGEPVPEATPDARIDNTPLFPGAPPGFDQSAFLAKVRKAFLEVQRAWSAQSTDMMRRFISDGVYQRFNTQFKMMRLLQQGNPLSNINISMAWVDRIEQDGRYDIVHAGIKASMTDRFICALNHDLDEEGTNEFVEYWSFIRKRGAAGKDMYETEQCPNCGAPLPKDMGEVCKCNYCNATINSGEFDWVLAEITQQDDYRRDGDRAEKMPGLDAKVAEMVTVYGDFSVQLVEDKASNAWMQMMTAKAMHNPAIMRRFVADDLFRQLAPKYEQNREIFNRIFLNRVTLIKAEQRDGKNILTFALTASIQRASLTGNSVRLIDPEIVEREEIMTLTRDATAGAGKGSIYQHTCPACGAPVKDTLDLKCAFCGSTLNSTANDWVVSGLTGR
- a CDS encoding sodium-dependent transporter, giving the protein MKRSEWGSRVGFVLAAIGSAIGLGNIWRFPYLCYENGGGAFLIPYLVALFTAGIPLLILEFGVGHERIGSAPLAFRKIGKQWEWLGWWPLLFTMFGIVLYYSVVIAWCIDFLFYSVKLAWGADSEAFFFKQFLQVSSGPTEISTIRTPILFGLLAVWALTWVIIMRGVSKGVELANMIFMPLLFVLTLVLVFWSLNLEGSMTGIVAYLKPDFSKLMDPKVWVSAYGQIFFTLSLGFGIMITYASYMPEKSNMTGSALITALVNSGFSLISGFGVFSILGFMATTQNVPVDEVVKESIGLAFIVYPKAISMIGDFGPMFGMLFFLSLTVAGVSSAISIVEAFASGLEDKFSINRKMLATLLCFLGFTGGVIFTTNGGLFWLDIVDHFINNYGLVLAGILECIVVGWFFNLDQIRKHLNKVSKIQLGPWWNWIIKLFLPLSLSVILLNQLIRELTTAYGGYTWASLIGIGWSWIVITFLVAFILAAQPWRTENHLEKGRGDEL
- a CDS encoding SPFH domain-containing protein, with the translated sequence MALWNSVTGQLRSVIEWKNPAPGVLFERWTDNGDEIKNASKLIVGPGQGVIFVYEGKPQAAITEPGMTDLKTANIPFWTTITKFMQAFQSEHKVGIYFFRTAEILNQGWGTPGPIKYLDPQYKFPVGMRGYGNFSFRITDAGSFFVNIMGQRDELTIDELRTAIVARLVQPLTDFLAEAKFGYNEIDANRNEIADGVKEKVAPIFATLGFGLTDFRVENTDFDDDTKRRVGRVADMQAEAQAAQAVGVDFAKLQQLAALRDAAQNEGGAAGAGVGLGAGVGLGQAMAGMMSGMNTPQPATEDPVAKLSQLKQMLDNQLISQEEYDAKKQQILSQL
- a CDS encoding SapC family protein, which gives rise to MENEDKRTESYLPAYLHRCPFITTAQNGEQEPMVYFDKAYGGFNTKDGAGLFEDSAPSETLQKQKVMLTFGDDSPKNLTDLGSRR
- a CDS encoding DUF4349 domain-containing protein produces the protein MKTPARYFLSLFLLLAMMACSGQSKRYEAENADFPASSSRIVAESFMPQPAPEVAGQDGGGPATEQNLVQKISQQIIRDGQAVFETNDLKKTKTWIESLVQKHKAYLSLDEQSKGSDRIEQRMIVRIPADRFDAFVADLEKGVVKFDSKSITATDVTEEFIDVSQRLRLKKETEERYIALLEKAKSVQDVLETEKYIGQVRAEIESLEGRLKYLQNRIGLSTLNITFYQLKPEVQEFTSRIGLAFSEGWNNFLFFLLGVISLWPFLLAGVLLVGTVRFLWKLRK